The sequence below is a genomic window from Sporomusaceae bacterium FL31.
TTGTATCTGAGCTTAATATAAAGAATTTAATTGAAAAGAGTTGAGAGGGGAGTAACGCATGAAAGCTGCAATTATTATGGGAAGTGATTCTGACTGGCCAATTTTGAAGCCAGCTGTGAAGTTATTAGAAGAGTTTGGTATTGGAACTGAAGTGATCGTAGCTTCAGCGCACCGTACACCGGCTAAAGTTCATGACTTTGTTACTAGTGCTCCTGATCGCGGCGTGAGGGTATTTATTGCAGCTGCTGGTGCAGCCGCTCATTTACCGGGAGTTGTTGCCAGCCTGACCACTCTGCCTGTTATTGGGGTGCCTATCAATAGTACTGCATTAAACGGGTTTGACGCACTTTTAAGTATTGTTCAAATGCCGTCTGGTATTCCGGTAGGAACTATGGCAGTCAATGGTGCAAAAAATGCGGCAATCTTTGCTGCGCAAATATTAGGTGTAGCGAGCAGCGAAGTACAGGAAAAATTAGCTGTTCACCGGCAAGCCATGATTGACGAAGTAGAAGAGAAAGCAGC
It includes:
- the purE gene encoding N5-carboxyaminoimidazole ribonucleotide mutase, whose product is MKAAIIMGSDSDWPILKPAVKLLEEFGIGTEVIVASAHRTPAKVHDFVTSAPDRGVRVFIAAAGAAAHLPGVVASLTTLPVIGVPINSTALNGFDALLSIVQMPSGIPVGTMAVNGAKNAAIFAAQILGVASSEVQEKLAVHRQAMIDEVEEKAAKVLANQ